From the Hyalangium ruber genome, the window CGAACGCCGGGCCGGAGATGCCGCCCAGGGCCACGTCTTTGCGGAGGTTGTGGACCCTACCGCTGAGGAGGTCTCCCGCTACCTGCCCCGACGAGTCGCCCCGCTGGTACAGCTCATACGCCGTCTGGTGCAGCGTCATCGCCAGCGAGGGCGTGAGCGGCTGCGTGCTGAACAGGACCGAGATGAGGGTCCAATAAGGGGGAGACTCGTCGTCGTCAGCCATCGCCCCACATCCTAATCAAGCACGGCCCCGCGCGCGTGGCTCTCTGCGTTGGACGATCTGCTCGGCCAGCGCCTCCTGCTGCTTCCAGTGCCCGTACAAGCGCCCCTGGGAGGCCAGTCGCTCCAGCCGGCGCTGCGTCTCCTCGTCCACCCGCCCCGCCGGTGCGTCCCGGTACGGTGTGCCCGGCAGTGGCATGAAGGTGTGCCCGTGGACTCGCGCTCCCAGATCCGAGAGTTGCTCCATCAACCGGAGCGTCGCGTCGATGTCCTGGGCCTCTTCTCCCGGCAGCCCGAGGATGAAGTCCACGTTGGGCAGGAAGCCCGCCTCCGTCGCCACTCGCACTGCCCGCACCACCGACTCCGTGTCGTGCCCCCGGTGGCTGCTCTTCAGAATGCGCTCGGAGCCCGACTGCCCGCCGATGATGAGGTTGTCGTTGGCCACGTACCGCTTGAGCACCGCCAGCGCCTCCGGCGTCACGTGCTCCGGCCGCACCTCCGAGGGGAAGGTGCCGAAGAAGATCCGCCCCTCGGGCGCCATCGCCTCCTTCAGCGCCGCCAGCAGCTCCTCCACGGCCGCCAGGTTCACCGCCTCGTCCACCGAGCCGTACGACAGCGAGGTGGGCGAGATGAAGCGCACGTCCCGCCGGCCCGAGCGCCGCAGCACCCGTGCCCACTCTGCCACGTTGCGCACGCTGCGGTGCCGGAACCGCGCCTTGCTCACGAAGGGCGTCTGGCAGAACCG encodes:
- a CDS encoding TIGR04013 family B12-binding domain/radical SAM domain-containing protein → MSSNGKVSLVLSYQYPGKYAFTVLAGAIESDATLSGVSLHFPRDRESLLATVRQCADAGDTVVAAWSFYSASFGAAAEELTWVRERLEGRRVLCIAGGVHATAETEQTLRAGFDLVAVGEGEHLLRELLGRLQRGEDPKGTRGMARLEAGRVVHNGRGEGVVDLDAFPPFAAGQGKFGAIEITRGCIYACRFCQTPFVSKARFRHRSVRNVAEWARVLRRSGRRDVRFISPTSLSYGSVDEAVNLAAVEELLAALKEAMAPEGRIFFGTFPSEVRPEHVTPEALAVLKRYVANDNLIIGGQSGSERILKSSHRGHDTESVVRAVRVATEAGFLPNVDFILGLPGEEAQDIDATLRLMEQLSDLGARVHGHTFMPLPGTPYRDAPAGRVDEETQRRLERLASQGRLYGHWKQQEALAEQIVQRREPRARGRA